A stretch of Bacillus pseudomycoides DNA encodes these proteins:
- a CDS encoding response regulator transcription factor, whose protein sequence is MKIKVLIADDNSFIREGMKIILSTYEEFEVLETVNDGQEALDYCKKHDVDIALLDVRMPNMNGVEATKLICEETKTKPLILTTFDDDQYILEAVKNGAKGYLLKNNDPERIRDAIKGVYNGQTVMQDVVLDKIKCNLLENKEEESKIDKTLFTERELSIIALIAKGFSNKEISKQLFISEGTIANYITSILGKTGLEHRTQIAIYYLTGKVD, encoded by the coding sequence ATGAAAATAAAAGTATTGATAGCCGATGATAACTCTTTTATTAGAGAAGGCATGAAAATTATTTTAAGTACATACGAAGAATTCGAAGTGCTAGAAACAGTAAATGATGGGCAAGAGGCTCTAGATTATTGCAAAAAACATGATGTAGATATTGCACTTTTAGATGTTCGAATGCCAAATATGAATGGTGTAGAGGCGACGAAGCTAATTTGTGAGGAGACAAAAACAAAGCCGCTTATTTTAACGACATTTGATGATGATCAGTATATTTTGGAGGCAGTAAAAAACGGAGCGAAAGGTTATTTGTTAAAAAATAACGACCCGGAGCGCATTCGTGATGCGATAAAAGGAGTATATAACGGGCAAACTGTTATGCAAGACGTAGTGCTTGATAAAATTAAGTGTAACTTACTGGAAAATAAAGAAGAGGAGTCGAAAATAGATAAGACTCTTTTTACAGAGAGGGAACTTAGTATTATTGCATTAATTGCAAAAGGTTTCTCTAATAAAGAAATTTCAAAACAGCTTTTTATATCAGAAGGAACAATCGCAAATTATATTACGTCTATTTTAGGGAAAACGGGTCTTGAACATCGTACGCAAATTGCGATTTACTATTTAACAGGGAAAGTAGACTGA
- a CDS encoding histidine kinase: MEFWLIVSKLIVFLYIVFSYIHSNVTNLPWVIFTLLSYLCVNVTISILKKDAYKKILIGLSIGIIALFTWRIHPFFILFLPLNLYEIVSYYIEKKWQIFFIMILPIVFADESVQMTYGLITAFCFLVLTMADRYIVRLLKLEKQNDKMRKDMQRLTKSLNENKEYIRQSEYTFKLEERNRLSQEIHDKIGHSMTGALIQMEAAKRLMEIDKVKAAELLQNAIHISKDGIESIRITLKNMKPPTEQIGIHRMKLFIDEFASKHEIQIPFVYKGNLDTISPIQWKVIGENVTEALTNAMKYAEATVISIDIHVLNKMVKVQVKDNGKGAPRMKKGLGIIGMEERTASVNGTVIVDGTSGFSVTMLLPIQ, encoded by the coding sequence ATGGAGTTTTGGTTAATTGTAAGTAAATTAATTGTCTTCTTATATATAGTGTTCAGTTATATTCACTCAAATGTTACGAACTTACCGTGGGTTATATTTACTTTGCTTTCGTACCTTTGTGTAAACGTGACAATTTCTATTTTAAAAAAAGATGCGTATAAAAAAATATTAATTGGACTATCAATCGGTATTATCGCTTTGTTTACATGGAGGATTCATCCGTTTTTTATTTTGTTTTTACCTTTGAACTTATACGAAATTGTATCTTATTACATAGAAAAGAAATGGCAGATCTTTTTCATTATGATTCTCCCTATCGTTTTTGCGGATGAAAGTGTTCAAATGACATATGGACTCATTACTGCATTTTGTTTTCTTGTTTTAACGATGGCAGACCGTTACATAGTACGATTACTAAAACTTGAAAAGCAAAATGATAAGATGCGAAAAGATATGCAGCGGCTCACAAAAAGTTTAAATGAAAATAAAGAATACATAAGGCAATCAGAATACACATTTAAGTTAGAAGAACGAAATCGATTATCACAAGAAATTCATGATAAAATTGGTCACTCCATGACAGGCGCACTTATTCAAATGGAAGCAGCAAAGAGATTGATGGAAATAGATAAAGTGAAAGCTGCGGAGTTATTGCAAAATGCGATTCATATTTCTAAAGATGGGATTGAAAGTATTAGAATTACCCTTAAAAATATGAAACCACCAACTGAACAAATTGGAATTCATCGTATGAAATTATTCATAGATGAATTTGCGAGTAAGCATGAAATACAAATTCCGTTTGTGTATAAAGGAAATTTAGATACGATTTCTCCAATTCAATGGAAGGTCATTGGGGAAAATGTAACGGAAGCATTAACAAATGCAATGAAATATGCAGAGGCAACCGTTATTTCAATAGATATTCATGTGCTTAACAAGATGGTGAAAGTACAAGTGAAGGATAACGGCAAAGGAGCACCTCGTATGAAGAAAGGACTTGGAATTATTGGGATGGAGGAAAGGACTGCATCTGTGAATGGAACGGTTATTGTAGATGGAACAAGTGGTTTTTCGGTAACGATGTTATTGCCGATTCAATAA
- a CDS encoding ABC transporter ATP-binding protein, protein MNALEIKNLTKKFGDFIAVDNMSLAIKEGEIFGFLGSNGAGKSTTINMIAGLLRSNEGEISILGKNTKKHNRFAKMNIGIVPQDIAIYEELTTYENVKFFAGLYGLRGAELKARVEEALQFVGLSDKHKSYPKNFSGGMKRRLNIACAIAHHPKLIIMDEPTVGIDPQSRNYILQSVRKLNEMGSTIIYTSHYMEEVEEICTKIAIVDHGKIIAEGTKEQLKAIITDTKDIWIEVKSVENIDVNKLKEISGVKAVQIEENVIKVNSDTGVNNLNKIVQHFINNDIEIRSLEEQAPNLETVFLTLTGRNLRDK, encoded by the coding sequence ATGAACGCATTAGAAATAAAAAATTTAACAAAAAAATTTGGTGATTTCATCGCAGTAGATAATATGTCTTTAGCTATTAAAGAAGGAGAGATATTTGGATTTCTAGGATCAAACGGTGCTGGTAAAAGTACAACAATTAATATGATTGCTGGATTGTTAAGAAGTAATGAAGGTGAGATTAGCATACTAGGAAAAAATACAAAGAAACATAATCGTTTTGCGAAAATGAACATTGGAATTGTACCGCAAGATATAGCAATTTATGAGGAGTTAACCACCTATGAAAATGTGAAATTCTTTGCGGGTTTGTATGGATTACGAGGTGCAGAATTAAAAGCGAGAGTAGAGGAAGCACTGCAGTTTGTAGGACTAAGTGATAAACATAAAAGTTATCCAAAGAACTTTTCGGGTGGGATGAAACGAAGACTTAACATTGCTTGTGCCATTGCGCATCATCCGAAGTTAATTATTATGGATGAGCCGACAGTTGGAATTGATCCGCAGTCAAGAAACTATATTCTTCAGTCTGTACGGAAATTAAATGAAATGGGTAGCACCATTATTTATACGAGTCACTACATGGAGGAAGTAGAGGAGATTTGTACGAAAATCGCAATTGTTGATCACGGGAAAATTATTGCAGAAGGTACGAAAGAACAATTGAAAGCTATTATTACAGATACAAAAGATATTTGGATTGAAGTAAAGTCAGTTGAAAATATAGATGTGAACAAATTAAAAGAAATTAGTGGTGTTAAGGCTGTTCAAATAGAAGAAAACGTAATTAAAGTGAATTCTGATACAGGGGTTAACAACTTAAACAAAATCGTTCAGCATTTTATCAATAATGATATAGAAATACGTTCACTTGAAGAGCAAGCACCTAACTTAGAAACAGTATTCTTGACACTGACGGGGAGAAATCTACGGGATAAATAA
- a CDS encoding ABC transporter permease yields the protein MNIFNIAIKEIKSDFRDIRTLVFMLAFPIVLMLILGTALTNAFNSDNLSIKNIKVLYKDEADSKFSQSFEAFIKETNKSGIHFKKVSTDVDGKEEVKQNKYAGYVEMNQNGVKLYESDRNSIEGSIIEGMLTTFVDKYNVAVEVAKVDPGKVSTVISNGNHDDYIKETSLQAAKKPGSMDYYAIAMTTMIAMYGAMGASYLIRGERLRKTGDRLIASPVSKVEIFVGKILGSLVANALCLLLVVFFSKFVYGANWGDHLGVVFLILLTEVFLAISFGLGIGYIMKTGEASKAIIMVVVQLASIFGGAYFVVEENMITNLSPLTWANTAIMKIIYANEVGAALPVISLNIGISALFLLIAIIALRRREGL from the coding sequence TTGAACATCTTCAATATAGCCATAAAGGAAATCAAAAGTGACTTTCGAGATATAAGAACATTAGTTTTTATGTTAGCATTCCCAATAGTACTTATGCTTATTTTGGGAACAGCTTTAACGAATGCATTTAATAGTGACAATCTTTCTATTAAAAATATAAAGGTACTATATAAAGATGAAGCAGATAGTAAGTTCTCACAGTCCTTTGAAGCATTTATAAAAGAAACAAATAAATCGGGAATTCACTTTAAAAAAGTTTCTACGGATGTAGATGGAAAAGAAGAAGTGAAACAAAATAAGTATGCCGGCTATGTAGAAATGAATCAAAACGGCGTGAAGTTATATGAGAGTGATCGGAATAGTATTGAAGGAAGTATCATTGAAGGGATGCTTACTACATTCGTTGATAAGTACAACGTAGCGGTAGAAGTTGCGAAAGTAGATCCAGGGAAAGTTAGTACAGTTATTTCAAATGGAAATCATGATGATTATATAAAAGAGACATCTTTACAAGCTGCTAAGAAACCAGGTTCTATGGACTATTATGCGATTGCGATGACGACAATGATTGCCATGTATGGAGCGATGGGAGCAAGTTATTTGATTCGTGGAGAGCGATTACGAAAAACGGGTGACCGTTTAATTGCCTCACCTGTTAGTAAAGTGGAAATTTTTGTTGGGAAGATACTTGGTAGTCTTGTAGCAAATGCACTTTGTCTTCTTCTCGTCGTTTTCTTTAGTAAATTTGTTTATGGGGCAAATTGGGGTGACCATCTTGGAGTAGTTTTTCTTATTTTACTAACAGAAGTATTCCTTGCAATTAGCTTCGGATTAGGGATCGGATATATTATGAAAACAGGTGAGGCATCTAAAGCGATTATTATGGTTGTTGTACAATTAGCTTCTATTTTTGGAGGTGCATATTTCGTAGTTGAAGAAAATATGATTACAAATTTATCACCATTAACATGGGCGAATACAGCGATTATGAAAATTATTTATGCGAATGAAGTAGGAGCGGCACTTCCGGTAATCTCTTTAAACATTGGAATTTCTGCATTGTTTTTATTAATTGCGATTATCGCATTACGCAGACGGGAGGGGCTATAA